One stretch of Halichoerus grypus chromosome 10, mHalGry1.hap1.1, whole genome shotgun sequence DNA includes these proteins:
- the KCNS1 gene encoding delayed-rectifier potassium channel regulatory subunit KCNS1, which translates to MVSESPGPGGRAPWRRSDEALRVNVGGVRRRLSARALARFPGTRLGRLQAAASEEQARRLCDDYDAAAREFYFDRHPGFFLGLLHFYRTGRLHVLDELCVFAFGQEADYWGLGESALAACCRARYLERRVARPRDWDEDSDAPSSVDPCPDEISDVQRELARYGAARCGRLRRRLWLTMENPGYSLPSKLFSCVSIGVVLASIAAMCIHSLPEYQAREAAAAVAAVAAGRGPDGVRDDPVLRHLEYFCIAWFSFEVSSRLLLAPSTRNFFCHPLNLIDIVSVLPFYLTLLAGMALGDRGGASGEDLGDLGKVVQVFRLMRIFRVLKLARHSTGLRSLGATLKHSYREVGILLLYLAVGVSVFSGVAYTAEKEEDVGFDTIPACWWWGTVSMTTVGYGDVVPVTVAGKLAASGCILGGILVVALPITIIFNKFSHFYRRQKALEAAVRNCDPREFEDLLSSVDGVSEVSLETSRETSQEGRSTDLEAQAPTGPPDSQAY; encoded by the exons ATGGTGAGCGAGTCCCCGGGGCCCGGCGGCCGCGCGCCCTGGCGGCGGAGCGACGAGGCGCTGCGCGTGAACGTGGGCGGCGTGCGGCGGCGGCTGAGCGCACGCGCACTGGCGCGCTTCCCGGGCACGCGGCTGGGCCGCCTGCAGGCCGCGGCGTCCGAGGAGCAGGCGCGGCGCTTGTGCGACGACTATGACGCGGCGGCGCGCGAGTTCTACTTCGACCGGCACCCGGGCTTCTTCCTGGGCCTGCTGCACTTCTACCGCACCGGCCGCCTGCACGTGCTCGACGAGCTGTGCGTCTTCGCCTTCGGTCAGGAGGCCGACTACTGGGGCCTGGGCGAGAGCGCGCTGGCCGCCTGCTGCCGCGCGCGCTACCTGGAGCGGCGCGTGGCGCGGCCGCGCGACTGGGACGAGGACAGCGACGCGCCGAGCAGCGTGGACCCGTGCCCCGACGAGATCTCCGACGTGCAGCGCGAGCTGGCGCGCTACGGGGCTGCGCGCTGCGGCCGCCTGCGCCGCCGCCTGTGGCTCACCATGGAGAACCCCGGCTACTCGCTGCCCAGCAAGCTCTTCAGCTGCGTCTCCATCGGCGTGGTGCTGGCCTCCATCGCCGCCATGTGCATCCACAGCCTGCCCGAGTACCAGGCCCGCGAGGCGGCGGCCGCCGTGGCCGCGGTGGCCGCGGGCCGTGGCCCGGACGGCGTGCGCGACGACCCGGTGCTGCGGCACCTCGAGTACTTCTGCATCGCCTGGTTCAGCTTCGAGGTGTCGTCGCGTCTCCTGCTGGCGCCCAGCACGCGCAACTTCTTCTGCCACCCTCTCAACCTCATTGACATCGTGTCGGTGCTGCCCTTCTATCTGACGCTGCTGGCCGGCATGGCGCTCGGCGACCGGGGCGGCGCGAGCGGCGAGGACCTCGGCGACCTGGGCAAGGTGGTGCAGGTGTTCCGCCTCATGCGCATCTTCCGCGTGCTCAAGCTGGCGCGCCACTCCACCGGGCTGCGCTCGCTCGGCGCCACGCTCAAG CACAGCTACCGTGAGGTGGGCATCTTACTGCTGTATCTGGCCGTGGGGGTGTCCGTGTTCTCCGGTGTGGCCTACACAGCTGAGAAGGAGGAGGACGTGGGGTTTGACACCATCCCCGCCTGCTGGTGGTGGGGCACGGTGAGCATGACCACCGTGGGCTACGGGGACGTGGTACCCGTGACGGTGGCCGGCAAGCTGGCAGCCTCAGGCTGTATCCTCGGGGGCATCCTGGTGGTGGCGCTccccatcaccatcatcttcaacAAGTTTTCTCACTTCTACCGCCGCCAGAAGGCTCTGGAGGCCGCCGTGCGCAACTGCGACCCCCGGGAGTTTGAGGATTTGCTGAGCAGTGTCGACGGGGTGTCGGAGGTGTCGCTGGAGACGTCCCGTGAGACCTCCCAGGAGGGGAGGTCTACAGACCTGGAGGCCCAGGCCCCCACTGGGCCTCCAGACTCTCAGGCTTACTAA
- the WFDC5 gene encoding WAP four-disulfide core domain protein 5 translates to MRAWSLLLLVALLALGSQLPAVSARTKGEKFGGCPPDDGPCLLSVPDHCLDDSQCPARMKCCYKACFRQCVPLISVKRGSCPEDHLHCLSPVQHLCNRDSDCRGSNRCCLGACGRDCRNPIEG, encoded by the exons ATGAGGGCCTGGAGCCTTCTCCTCCTGGTGGCCCTCCTGGCTTTGGGGAGCCAGCTGCCTGCTGTCTCGGCCAGGACGAAGGGAG AGAAATTTGGGGGCTGCCCACCGGACGATGGGCCCTGCCTCCTCTCGGTGCCGGACCACTGCTTGGATGACAGCCAGTGTCCTGCAAGGATGAAGTGCTGCTACAAAGCTTGCTTCCGCCAGTGTGTCCCTTTGATCTCCG TAAAGCGGGGCAGCTGCCCTGAGGACCACCTGCACTGCCTCAGCCCCGTGCAGCACCTGTGCAACAGAGACTCAGACTGCAGGGGCTCCAATCGGTGCTGCCTCGGGGCCTGTGGCCGAGACTGTCGCAACCCCATCGAAG gcTAA